TCCACAAACACTATATCAGAAAGCGTTGCGTACCAATGCGCCCAATTTTCATCCCAGAACGAGCAAGAGCCCTGAGAGCAGACTGAGCTCCAGGTCCAGGTGTCTTGGTCTTGTTGCCTCCAGTGGCACGGAGCTTAATGTGCAGTGCGGTAATACCAAGCTCCTGAAAGAACAGAATAAACTCTGAGACAAAGCATCTCAAGGGAGCAATGCAGCACTACATCCTAGTCATGTACCGGCATTCCAAGCATCAGTCTAATGAAGAGAATACAACTGGTAATAGGCACAGCTGAAAGTGAAGCCTTGATATTTGAGGATGCATACCTTGCAACGTGTAGCAACATCCTGAGATGCAAGCATAGCAGCATAGGGTGAAGACTCATCACGATCAGCCTTGACCTTCATTCCACCTGGATGGTTTAGAGGAATAACAGTGCATATTAAGTACCATCACTAACAGTGTGAATGCAAGTAATGGCATAGGAAAAGATGCATACCAGTGATCCGCACCAGGGTTTCCCTCCCAGACAAGTCAGTCACATGCTGCATAATGAGATTAGAGTCAATACACATGAGACAACAGTGTTGAATGCATAGGTGCTGAGAAGAAAATACTTACGATGAAAGTGTCATTGAAGGATGCAAAGATGTGAGCAACGCCAAAGACATGCTCTCCCTCACGGACAGCCGGTCCAAGGGTGACATTCTCCTCCTTGGGCTCCCTGGTCTTCCTCTTCGACGACTGCAACAACAAACCACAATTTACATTAGACAACCCACTCGGCTAACATGAA
The sequence above is drawn from the Triticum aestivum cultivar Chinese Spring chromosome 7A, IWGSC CS RefSeq v2.1, whole genome shotgun sequence genome and encodes:
- the LOC123149013 gene encoding 40S ribosomal protein S14 (The sequence of the model RefSeq protein was modified relative to this genomic sequence to represent the inferred CDS: added 42 bases not found in genome assembly), translating into MVCWGRRPGVGIGAGGGGALIVISTRRALLLLAVVVSGPPPLHATMSSKRKTREPKEENVTLGPAVREGEHVFGVAHIFASFNDTFIHVTDLSGRETLVRITGGMKVKADRDESSPYAAMLASQDVATRCKELGITALHIKLRATGGNKTKTPGPGAQSALRALARSGMKIGRIEDVTPVPTDSTRRKGGRRGRRL